A genomic region of Bacteroidales bacterium contains the following coding sequences:
- a CDS encoding alanine dehydrogenase — protein MSYPVISIGILRETKKNTERRVALTPWQIARFMKENPQVRFVVQPSENRCFTDEEYRQEGVFLCEDVSGCQLLLGIKEVNPFALIPRKTYAFFAHVAKKQPHNQKLLQYVIRKKISLIDYEFITNEQGSRLIAFGRWAGIVGAYNGIRAWGLRYGSWDVKPAWQCGTYEALKKELARIRPGKMKILLTGEGRVASGAVEIMNLLGIRRVEPSEFLTESPEGPVYCQIGPQHYTRRADGKAFDFHDFVQHPDAYVSAFMPFMKVTDLLITGHYWDPKSPRLFTREELATGSFRCRIIADISCDINGSVPTTIRAASVEEPFYDVDPFTGEERKAFSHSDNVTVMTVDNLPAELPRDASEDFGNALLEHFLPEYLKTHSPLIERATIVKEGELTPRFSYLADYAGISR, from the coding sequence ATGTCCTATCCTGTTATTTCCATTGGTATTCTTCGTGAAACAAAAAAAAACACAGAGCGCCGCGTAGCATTGACTCCCTGGCAGATTGCCAGGTTTATGAAGGAGAATCCTCAGGTGCGTTTTGTTGTGCAGCCTTCCGAAAACCGTTGTTTTACTGATGAAGAATACCGGCAGGAAGGAGTTTTCCTCTGTGAGGATGTGTCGGGCTGTCAGCTTCTTCTGGGTATAAAGGAAGTGAATCCCTTTGCCCTCATACCACGGAAGACCTATGCCTTTTTTGCCCATGTTGCCAAAAAACAGCCTCACAATCAGAAACTCCTTCAGTATGTGATTCGGAAAAAGATTTCCCTCATTGATTATGAGTTTATTACCAATGAACAGGGATCACGGCTGATAGCCTTTGGCCGGTGGGCCGGAATTGTAGGAGCCTATAATGGCATCAGGGCATGGGGTCTGCGCTATGGTTCCTGGGATGTAAAACCTGCCTGGCAATGCGGAACATATGAAGCCCTCAAAAAGGAACTGGCGCGTATCCGGCCGGGAAAAATGAAAATTCTCTTAACAGGTGAAGGCAGGGTTGCTTCAGGGGCTGTGGAGATTATGAACTTGCTGGGAATCAGAAGGGTGGAACCGTCTGAATTTCTCACGGAATCACCGGAGGGACCTGTGTATTGTCAGATCGGGCCACAGCATTATACCAGGCGCGCTGACGGAAAAGCATTTGATTTCCACGATTTTGTTCAGCACCCCGATGCTTATGTTTCAGCATTTATGCCTTTTATGAAGGTTACAGATCTGCTGATTACCGGACACTACTGGGACCCGAAATCACCCCGCCTGTTCACCAGGGAGGAACTGGCCACCGGATCCTTTCGTTGCAGAATCATCGCCGATATCAGCTGTGATATAAATGGTTCAGTTCCTACGACCATCAGGGCTGCATCGGTTGAAGAACCTTTTTACGATGTGGATCCTTTTACGGGAGAAGAGAGGAAGGCATTCAGTCATTCCGATAATGTTACGGTTATGACGGTTGACAATCTTCCGGCAGAATTGCCGCGGGATGCTTCGGAAGATTTCGGAAATGCTTTGCTCGAACATTTTTTGCCCGAGTATCTTAAAACACATTCACCGCTTATCGAAAGGGCAACTATTGTGAAGGAAGGCGAGCTGACACCGCGATTTTCTTACCTGGCCGATTATGCAGGAATTTCAAGGTGA
- a CDS encoding ribulose-phosphate 3-epimerase — MNVLVSPSILNADFLHLSDAVEVVNNSEADWLHLDIMDGVYVPNLTFGFPVISQIKSISKKPLDVHLMITEPDRHLERFRDSGADILTVHYEACTHLHRTVHHIHTLGMKAGVALNPHTPVTLLKDILHDLDLVLIMTVNPGYGGQKFIEHSYKKISELKNMMNATNPACHLEVDGGVDDKTAPLLVKAGANVLVAGTYVFRSTEPLKQIEKLKNIQPINQ; from the coding sequence ATGAATGTACTTGTTTCACCGTCCATTCTGAATGCTGATTTTCTGCATCTCTCCGATGCGGTTGAAGTTGTCAACAACAGCGAAGCAGACTGGCTGCATCTTGATATTATGGACGGAGTTTACGTTCCGAACCTTACGTTCGGATTCCCCGTAATCAGTCAGATAAAAAGCATATCAAAAAAGCCGCTGGATGTGCATCTGATGATTACGGAACCTGACCGGCATTTGGAACGCTTCAGGGATTCGGGAGCTGATATTCTTACGGTTCATTATGAAGCATGTACACATCTGCACCGCACCGTTCATCACATCCATACCCTCGGAATGAAAGCGGGCGTAGCACTGAATCCCCACACGCCCGTCACTCTGCTGAAGGATATTCTTCACGACCTTGACCTGGTACTCATTATGACGGTCAACCCGGGCTACGGCGGCCAGAAGTTCATTGAGCATTCCTATAAAAAAATAAGCGAACTGAAAAACATGATGAACGCAACAAATCCGGCGTGTCATCTTGAAGTCGACGGCGGAGTAGATGATAAAACAGCTCCTCTTCTTGTCAAAGCAGGGGCCAATGTTCTCGTTGCCGGCACTTATGTATTCCGAAGTACTGAACCTCTAAAGCAGATAGAAAAACTTAAGAATATTCAACCGATTAATCAATAG